A portion of the Hydractinia symbiolongicarpus strain clone_291-10 chromosome 10, HSymV2.1, whole genome shotgun sequence genome contains these proteins:
- the LOC130612987 gene encoding C-C chemokine receptor type 5-like, whose protein sequence is MNITTFRNHSWHGDLFKDTPSRIAIMVMHSVLTIMGIAFNIFICVSHYLMKTPLKKFNICFVNLCVTNIVMLTGLLPMLAIDMHKNPELSATFLTDIFCGFSQGQCFSFVGIFSGIHTLSVMSISRYLAVKKPFRLGLTKKKMLKLLCFDWIVCVILHFPNAILWRHHDGFCYRYWKWGTTFKVVYVFTLYVVGLVVPIITMLVAFVLTVWEFFHGEITSIQTAKLRYRKRIVVLTGTLIILWIVSHIPYAVYWLLSVVGHFPFTYHGEIKRQRWKWFAYFPAIVNAILEPILFGAFSSEFKKSIRVSFTLRNSQMRT, encoded by the coding sequence GGAACCACAGCTGGCATGGAGACCTCTTTAAAGACACACCCTCAAGAATTGCCATTATGGTGATGCATTCAGTACTGACTATTATGGGAAttgcatttaatatttttatttgtgtttcaCATTACTTGATGAAAACCCCGCTGAAAAAGTTCAACATATGCTTTGTCAATCTATGTGTGACCAACATTGTAATGCTTACTGGTCTTCTGCCTATGTTAGCAATTGATATGCATAAAAATCCTGAATTATCCGCAACATTTCTGACTGATATATTTTGTGGTTTCTCACAAGGGcagtgtttttcttttgttggcATATTTAGTGGTATACATACTTTGAGTGTGATGTCAATCTCGCGTTATTTAGCAGTAAAGAAGCCATTTAGATTGGGTCTGacgaaaaagaaaatgttaaagTTGCTGTGTTTCGATTGGATTGTGTGTGTTATCCTGCATTTTCCAAATGCAATCTTATGGCGACATCACGATGGTTTTTGTTACAGATATTGGAAATGGGGAACAACTTTTAAAGTGGTGTATGTTTTTACCTTGTATGTTGTTGGATTAGTTGTGCCAATTATTACCATGCTTGTGGCGTTTGTTTTAACTGTTTGGGAATTTTTCCATGGCGAGATAACATCGATTCAAACTGCGAAACTCAGATATCGCAAACGAATAGTTGTGTTGACTGGCACACTGATCATCTTATGGATAGTATCACATATTCCTTACGCTGTTTATTGGTTGTTGTCAGTGGTTGGTCATTTTCCGTTTACATACCATGGAGAAATCAAGCGGCAAAGATGGAAATGGTTTGCGTACTTTCCTGCAATAGTAAATGCAATTCTCGAACCAATCCTATTCGGTGCGTTTAGCAGCGAGTTTAAAAAGTCTATTCGAGTCAGTTTCACACTACGAAATTCACAAATGCGTACATAA